The sequence ATGGAACTGGAACATCGATTAGTCCCCACCTACCATTGAAAAATCCTCAAAGGACCCTCAGATACTGGTCATCGTTGTCATAAATTGACGCAAAGACAAAAGAGGGTCCTGATTTGACTACTATCGTATCGGTACGCCGCGGTGACAAAGTTGTCATTGGCGGTGACGGCCAGGTATCACTTGGCAACACTGTAATGAAAGGCAATGCACGCAAAGTTCGTCGTCTCTATAACGAGCAGGTTTTGGCTGGTTTTGCCGGCGGTACTGCGGACGCTTTTACCTTATTTGAGCGCTTTGAAGCGAAGCTGGAGCAGCATCAGGGCAACTTGATGCGAGCGGCTGTTGAGCTGGCGAAAGACTGGCGCACCGACAGAGCGTTGAGGCGCCTGGAAGCCTTGCTGGCGGTTGCGGACAAAGAGTCTTCCTTAATTATTACCGGGAACGGCGACGTTGTGCAGCCTGAAAATGACCTTATTGCGATTGGCTCGGGTGGTCCTTTTGCGCAATCCGCTGCCCGCGCATTATTAGAGAATACAGAGTTAAACGCTCGCGACATCGTGGAGAAGTCACTGACCATTGCGGGTGACATCTGTGTTTATACCAACGGCAATCAGACCATCGAAGAGCAAGAGTCGATTGTCGAAGACAAGACAGCTAAGGGGAAAAGTTAAGATGTCTGAGATGACCCCAAGAGAAATTGTTGATGAATTGAACCGTCATATTATTGGTCAGGACAATGCTAAGAAAGCCGTTGCGGTAGCCTTACGGAACCGCTGGCGCCGTATGCAGCTAGATGACGATTTACGTCAGGAAGTGACGCCTAAAAACATTTTGATGATTGGCCCAACGGGCGTGGGTAAAACTGAAATTGCCCGTCGCTTAGCGAAGTTGGCAAAGGCGCCTTTTATTAA comes from Idiomarina sp. X4 and encodes:
- the hslV gene encoding ATP-dependent protease subunit HslV, producing the protein MTTIVSVRRGDKVVIGGDGQVSLGNTVMKGNARKVRRLYNEQVLAGFAGGTADAFTLFERFEAKLEQHQGNLMRAAVELAKDWRTDRALRRLEALLAVADKESSLIITGNGDVVQPENDLIAIGSGGPFAQSAARALLENTELNARDIVEKSLTIAGDICVYTNGNQTIEEQESIVEDKTAKGKS